The Oryza glaberrima chromosome 9, OglaRS2, whole genome shotgun sequence genome includes a window with the following:
- the LOC127785454 gene encoding probable carboxylesterase 2, with amino-acid sequence MASRILLPILLFLLCSRGGSGAPAARRGMRVPPLGGDPVKFDFSPFLIEYKSGRVKRLMGTDVVAASADVLTGVSSRDVAIDPANDVRARLYLPSFRATAKVPVLLYFHGGAFVVESAFTPIYHAYLNTLAAKAGVLAVSVNYRLAPEHPLPAAYDDSWAALKWVLANAAPGTDQWVSQYGDLSRLFLAGDSAGGNIAHNLALRAGEEGLDGGARIKGVALLDPYFQGRSPMGADAMDPAYLQSAARTWSFICAGKYPIDHPYANPLALPASSWQRLGCSRVLVTVSEQDRLSPWQRAYYATLRSSGWPGQAELYETPGEGHVYFLTKLSTPQAQAEMATLVAFINRN; translated from the coding sequence ATGGCCTCGCGGATCTTGCTCcccatcctcctcttcctcctctgctcgcgtggcggcagcggggcgccggcggcgaggcggggaaTGCGCGTGCCGCCGTTGGGTGGGGACCCGGTCAAGTTCGACTTCTCCCCGTTCTTGATCGAGTACAAGAGCGGCAGGGTGAAGCGGCTCATGGGCACCGacgtggtggcggcgtcggcggacgTGCTCACCGGCGTGTCGTCCAGGGACGTCGCCATTGATCCGGCCAACGATGTCCGCGCGCGGCTCTACCTCCCCAGCTTCCGCGCCACCGCCAAGGTCCCGGTTCTGCTTTACTTCCACGGCGGCGCGTTCGTCGTCGAGTCGGCGTTCACGCCCATCTACCACGCCTACCTCAACACGCTCGCGGCCAAGGCGGGCGTCCTGGCCGTGTCGGTGAACTACCGCCTCGCGCCGGAGCACCCGCTCCCGGCAGCGTACGACGACTCGTGGGCGGCGCTCAAGTGGGTGCTGGCGAACGCGGCGCCCGGGACGGACCAGTGGGTCTCCCAGTACGGCGACCTGTCCCGCCTCTTCCTCGCCGGTGACAGCGCCGGCGGAAACATCGCGCACAACCTCGCATtgcgcgccggcgaggagggcctCGACGGCGGGGCCAGGATCAAGGGCGTGGCGCTGCTCGACCCGTACTTCCAGGGTCGGAGTCCGATGGGCGCCGACGCCATGGACCCGGCCTACCTCCAGTCGGCGGCGCGCACCTGGAGCTTCATCTGCGCCGGCAAGTACCCGATCGACCACCCGTACGCGAACCCTCTCGCGCTCCCGGCGTCGTCGTGGCAGCGCCTCGGCTGCTCCCGCGTGCTGGTCACCGTGTCGGAGCAGGACCGCCTGAGCCCATGGCAGCGCGCCTACTACGCCACGCTCCGGAGCAGCGGCTGGCCGGGGCAGGCCGAGCTCTACGAGACCCCCGGCGAGGGCCACGTCTACTTCCTCACCAAGCTCAGCACGCCGCAGGCGCAAGCCGAGATGGCCACGCTCGTCGCCTTCATCAACCGCAActag